The DNA window ATCTTCCCATAGCTCGCACACAGTTTGCGTCAACGCAGCGTCACCAACTTCCCAGGCCGATGGTGGCCGGTTGACGCCCCGTTGACGGTGCCGGCGGCACGGTGTCGCCAGTTGTGCGCCGAGATCGCTCGCCCCACACCGGTACGCATCCAGGGAGGCCGCGGATGGACCGCTCGCTCATCGTCGCCAAGGTGGTGCCGACCGCCGAGGATCGGGTCGCCGAGATCTTCGCCGCGTCCGACGCGACCGAGCTGCCGGGCCTGGTCGGCGTCCGGCACCGCTCCCTCTACCGGCTGCACGACCTCTACGTCCATCTCCTGGAGACGGAGGCGCCGACCGAGGGGGCGGTGGAGGAGGCGCGCGGCCATCCCGAGTTCGTCCGGATCAGCGAACGGTTGCGCCCGTACATCTCGCCCTACCTGCCGACCTGGCAGTCGCCGCGCGACGCCATGGCGCACTGTTTCTACCGGTACGACGCCCCCGGGCGGCAGTCCCACCGTCACGACGCC is part of the Micromonospora halotolerans genome and encodes:
- a CDS encoding TcmI family type II polyketide cyclase; protein product: MDRSLIVAKVVPTAEDRVAEIFAASDATELPGLVGVRHRSLYRLHDLYVHLLETEAPTEGAVEEARGHPEFVRISERLRPYISPYLPTWQSPRDAMAHCFYRYDAPGRQSHRHDAPGRRP